One Orcinus orca chromosome 7, mOrcOrc1.1, whole genome shotgun sequence genomic window carries:
- the ATP5MC3 gene encoding ATP synthase F(0) complex subunit C3, mitochondrial, with protein sequence MFACAKLACTPALIRAGSRVAYRPISASVLSRPEARTGESSMVFNGAQNGVSQLIQREFQTSAVSRDIDTAAKFIGAGAATVGVAGSGAGIGTVFGSLIIGYARNPSLKQQLFSYAILGFALSEAMGLFCLMVAFLILFAM encoded by the exons ATGTTCGCCTGCGCCAAGCTCGCCTGCACCCCAGCTCTG ATCCGAGCTGGATCCAGAGTTGCATACAGACCAATTTCTGCATCAGTGTTATCTCGACCAGAGGCTAGGACTGGAGAG AGCTCTATGGTATTTAATGGGGCCCAGAATGGTGTGTCTCAGTTAATCCAAAGGGAGTTCCAGACCAGTGCAGTCAGCAGAGACATTGATACTGCGGCCAAATTTATAGGTGCAGGTGCTGCAACAGTAGGAGTGGCTGGTTCTGGTGCTGGTATTGGCACAGTCTTCGGCAGCCTCATCATTGGTTACGCCAG AAACCCTTCGCTGAAACAGCAGCTGTTCTCATATGCTATCCTGGGATTTGCCTTGTCTGAAGCTATGGGTCTCTTTTGTTTGATGGTTGCTTTCTTGATTTTGTTTGCCATGTAA